A section of the Roseivirga sp. BDSF3-8 genome encodes:
- a CDS encoding calcium/sodium antiporter, producing the protein MILAFLLVIAGFASLLVGANWMVDGASALAKKYRVPDLAIGLTIVAFGTSAPELVVNIIASVNGYSDIVLGNIIGSNNFNLFIILGLSGLMLPIQVQSSTAWREIPVSLFISVLLFLFLNDFMVSGPSWSGRVDGIILLLLFFGFLYYVFRQMKNHPADETAGTPLPALKIWVLILAGLGGMVIGGQLVVANSVSIAERLGVSEKIIGLTIVAAGTSLPELVTSVVAAARKNADIAIGNVIGSNIFNILLILAISSIIRPIAYNPAFNLDMAILTGGTALLLVFMLTGKRKRLDRWEAGVLFGSYALFMVYLVWAEMT; encoded by the coding sequence ATGATACTGGCTTTTCTCCTGGTAATCGCGGGCTTTGCTTCCCTTCTGGTGGGGGCAAACTGGATGGTAGACGGGGCCTCGGCCCTGGCTAAGAAGTACAGGGTACCGGACCTGGCTATAGGGCTCACGATAGTCGCTTTCGGTACTTCCGCACCGGAACTGGTGGTCAATATTATTGCCTCGGTGAATGGCTACTCGGACATAGTGCTGGGAAATATCATAGGCAGTAATAACTTCAACCTGTTCATCATACTCGGCTTATCGGGCCTGATGCTGCCCATACAGGTGCAGTCCTCTACGGCCTGGCGGGAAATTCCGGTTTCTCTCTTCATTTCAGTCTTATTATTCCTTTTTCTAAATGACTTTATGGTATCTGGCCCAAGCTGGTCTGGCAGGGTGGATGGCATAATTTTGCTGCTGTTGTTCTTCGGGTTTCTCTATTATGTGTTCAGGCAAATGAAAAATCACCCGGCGGATGAAACGGCGGGGACGCCCCTACCTGCCCTGAAAATATGGGTGCTCATACTGGCCGGATTAGGGGGTATGGTAATAGGTGGTCAACTGGTGGTGGCGAACAGTGTAAGCATTGCGGAGCGCCTGGGGGTGAGTGAAAAAATAATAGGCCTCACGATAGTGGCAGCGGGTACGTCACTGCCGGAGCTGGTGACCTCTGTAGTGGCGGCGGCCAGGAAAAACGCCGACATAGCGATAGGCAACGTGATCGGGTCTAATATCTTCAATATCCTTCTGATCTTAGCGATAAGCAGTATCATAAGGCCTATTGCCTATAACCCTGCGTTTAACCTGGACATGGCTATACTGACAGGCGGCACGGCCTTACTGCTGGTCTTTATGCTGACGGGTAAAAGAAAACGGCTGGATCGCTGGGAGGCGGGGGTGCTGTTCGGCTCATATGCCCTGTTTATGGTGTACCTGGTGTGGGCGGAAATGACCTGA
- a CDS encoding SDR family oxidoreductase: MSKTWFITGTSSGLGNIMMKKLLQRGDRVFATLRNVALLNELQQQYPDTLKTAHLELTDKNEIQSVVAEAFKSFGRIDVVVSNAGYGVFGAVEELTDDMIVHQLDVNLLGSIRLIKEVIPYFRTQANGGHIIQVSSEGGQIAYPGFSLYHTSKWGIEGFVESISQDLAPFQIHFTLAEPGPTGTEFAASIRMATAMEAYTHTGVQEMRDYINEGFGQLDDAGEVADKIIASHDMQKPPLRLAIGTRAKGAITQRLRERLHAMEQEG, translated from the coding sequence ATGAGTAAAACATGGTTTATAACAGGCACTTCTTCGGGGTTGGGTAATATAATGATGAAGAAGTTACTGCAGAGAGGCGATAGGGTTTTCGCTACCTTACGAAATGTGGCGTTGCTGAATGAGTTACAGCAACAATATCCTGATACGCTAAAAACTGCTCACCTGGAGCTAACTGATAAAAATGAAATACAATCAGTGGTGGCTGAAGCCTTTAAATCATTTGGCAGGATAGACGTGGTGGTAAGTAATGCGGGATATGGTGTTTTTGGCGCAGTGGAAGAGCTTACTGATGACATGATCGTTCATCAATTGGATGTGAATCTGCTTGGTTCTATCAGGCTTATAAAGGAGGTCATTCCCTATTTCCGCACTCAAGCTAATGGGGGGCATATCATCCAGGTCTCTTCGGAAGGAGGGCAAATTGCCTACCCGGGATTCAGTTTATACCATACTTCTAAATGGGGCATTGAGGGATTTGTAGAGTCTATAAGCCAAGACCTGGCACCGTTTCAAATCCATTTTACCCTAGCCGAACCGGGACCTACAGGCACTGAATTTGCCGCCAGCATACGTATGGCTACGGCGATGGAAGCATATACTCATACGGGGGTGCAGGAGATGCGTGATTATATTAATGAAGGGTTTGGCCAACTGGATGATGCGGGGGAAGTGGCCGATAAAATCATTGCTTCTCATGATATGCAAAAGCCGCCACTTCGCCTAGCCATAGGGACGAGAGCCAAAGGGGCTATCACGCAGCGCTTAAGAGAACGCTTGCACGCGATGGAGCAGGAAGGCTAG
- a CDS encoding helix-turn-helix domain-containing protein — MDNETIESFYKSQKFELTNDLGNFYVSTIGNLSRCSIEPIPFSRRNFYKVSILKGTYRVHFADKTYEVENQALLFANPSIPYNWVPLEGSHTAIYCVFTPEFFHHFGDITAYAAFRAEGQHVIELDDKQFHEMEGVFLKMLKEFSTDYEHKFDLLRNLVFEVLHFASKTVSTSQKATLNSSASRRITEAFLALLESQFPIETTEQKLLLTTPSDYANALSLHVNYLNRTLKKTMGASTSALIQERIVREAKVLLKHSTLSVSEIAFLLGFREITHFSNFFKKMEGLNPTEYRKG, encoded by the coding sequence ATGGATAATGAAACTATTGAGAGCTTTTATAAGTCCCAAAAATTTGAATTAACAAATGACCTGGGGAATTTCTATGTATCTACTATAGGAAATCTGTCCAGGTGTAGTATAGAGCCTATTCCGTTTAGCAGGCGAAATTTCTACAAGGTTAGTATCCTGAAAGGTACGTACAGGGTACATTTTGCAGACAAGACATACGAAGTGGAAAATCAGGCCCTGCTATTTGCCAACCCTTCGATTCCCTATAATTGGGTGCCTCTGGAAGGGTCTCACACGGCGATATATTGTGTGTTTACGCCGGAGTTTTTTCATCACTTTGGAGATATTACGGCGTATGCTGCCTTTCGGGCAGAGGGGCAACATGTTATCGAACTGGATGATAAGCAGTTTCATGAGATGGAAGGGGTATTCCTGAAGATGCTCAAAGAGTTTAGCACGGACTATGAACATAAGTTTGATTTGCTCCGGAATTTAGTATTCGAAGTATTGCATTTTGCGTCAAAAACAGTCTCGACCAGTCAGAAGGCTACACTAAATTCCAGTGCCAGCCGCAGGATTACGGAAGCTTTCTTAGCTCTGTTAGAAAGTCAATTCCCCATAGAGACTACAGAACAAAAGCTCTTATTAACCACCCCTTCTGACTATGCGAATGCCTTGTCCCTGCACGTAAATTATTTAAACCGTACGTTAAAAAAGACGATGGGGGCCTCTACCTCTGCACTTATTCAAGAACGGATAGTCCGTGAAGCGAAAGTATTACTAAAGCACTCTACCCTGTCTGTTTCGGAAATTGCCTTTCTGTTGGGATTCCGGGAAATCACCCATTTTTCAAATTTCTTCAAAAAGATGGAGGGTCTCAATCCTACAGAATACAGAAAGGGTTGA
- a CDS encoding multiprotein-bridging factor 1 family protein: MEAVTIEAKLFVYARKQLGLGQRGMAMRLGVNQSSISKIESGVHRPRVSTIRKLERLMRLPAEHLACLAMGKSAPAPKPELSAAAKETKVIRLNARYRTMDTEALEYLKAKYYVGAYELDRKANRASYVLTQKELKHKLHRLNMDALEQQHKEAADLHAHLQSTNAPANLQASTQKRLDKASSELTAQRYYGINILHATKLVLEQMKIDEMRLKADLYRSHMSQVENVLHHRKPLSAKGEGKVVAMTVSRTVYREVL; encoded by the coding sequence ATGGAAGCAGTGACGATAGAGGCCAAGCTATTTGTATATGCCCGCAAGCAGCTCGGCCTGGGCCAGCGGGGTATGGCGATGCGTTTGGGCGTTAACCAAAGCAGTATCAGTAAGATAGAAAGCGGCGTGCACCGGCCCCGGGTGAGTACCATACGCAAACTGGAGCGGCTGATGCGTTTGCCGGCCGAGCACCTGGCCTGTTTGGCGATGGGAAAGTCGGCACCTGCACCAAAGCCTGAACTGTCGGCTGCTGCCAAAGAGACTAAAGTGATCAGGCTAAACGCCCGCTACCGCACCATGGATACGGAAGCGCTTGAATACCTGAAAGCAAAATATTACGTAGGGGCGTATGAGCTGGACAGAAAAGCGAACAGGGCTTCATATGTGCTTACGCAAAAAGAACTGAAGCACAAACTGCATCGCCTGAATATGGATGCCCTGGAGCAACAGCACAAGGAGGCCGCCGACCTCCATGCCCACCTGCAAAGCACCAATGCTCCCGCCAACCTGCAAGCCAGCACCCAAAAGCGCCTGGATAAAGCAAGCTCAGAGCTTACTGCCCAGCGCTACTATGGCATCAACATTCTTCATGCTACTAAACTGGTGCTTGAGCAAATGAAAATAGACGAGATGCGCCTGAAAGCGGACCTATACAGAAGCCACATGAGCCAGGTGGAAAACGTGCTGCACCACAGGAAGCCGCTGTCCGCTAAAGGCGAAGGCAAGGTAGTGGCGATGACAGTATCACGGACTGTGTACAGGGAGGTTTTGTAG
- a CDS encoding T9SS type A sorting domain-containing protein: MNLSIKHSLVIILLLQALAINSYGQLIANGGFEQVGPSTNQDWAFDAFGEGIVTGWQPGCLNKTVGVVGRGNLLNRNYTINPAYAFPGGWYAGPNLNPPFSEAGNNVALLYINVGNVDNDTCIAKGFTGIRSQFTQPLSIFQRYKISIDVAYPALTGAPDQIGIDPSTRIILRLLNSETDPGTSVCDYDCQSTTGDFFGDGKLDIELTLNPSSLPPGTANFATYSAEFSIAELMQADLGMGTTAPLTVTNGAHMHDIDFYTNWQWAYDPVYSPDYHGITPTSFLGLVDFKRDFEVVAEFPQFVQGNLTSSKAGVIIDNITLTEVCDLQADFSTTFSCAEDGQSGTLTVSLNSTYNGAYSNNHGLTSSFYILVGANNAQDINDPNNSANIIQLYGPSTSFTIPYQPGQGIAIKHGMWVNTSNSCGWTEDLKLINVPSDFNQSTPSASFSYNQNPTPGGLAISATAIYPASKHWWTFRDITVSPYQTLVAETPPVAGASFSYGTLSERHTYQLTHSNAMHCGNQVNMYRFTFEVKVGSSGQQIIEVIKEENITEPALEEKNGRSALTDDKVESISDASAFYPNPVRDFLNIETGNMRGKATFKVYSTSGNILMDEELSLDAAKSQVDMTSLPSGTYYLIVTDNTGVKQKHLFIKQ, encoded by the coding sequence ATGAACCTTAGTATTAAACACAGTTTAGTAATCATTTTGCTATTGCAGGCATTAGCCATCAACAGTTATGGGCAGCTCATTGCGAATGGCGGATTTGAGCAGGTTGGGCCATCAACTAATCAGGATTGGGCATTTGATGCATTCGGAGAAGGAATTGTCACGGGTTGGCAACCTGGTTGTTTGAATAAAACAGTTGGGGTGGTAGGTAGAGGTAATTTGCTTAACCGAAATTACACCATTAATCCTGCCTATGCCTTTCCGGGCGGCTGGTATGCCGGGCCAAACCTTAACCCGCCGTTTAGCGAGGCAGGTAATAATGTCGCTCTCCTTTATATTAATGTTGGGAATGTTGACAATGATACCTGTATTGCTAAGGGCTTTACGGGTATTCGTAGTCAGTTTACTCAGCCTCTAAGTATTTTTCAGCGCTACAAGATCAGTATCGATGTAGCTTACCCTGCGCTGACAGGTGCCCCGGACCAAATAGGGATAGATCCCTCTACACGTATCATATTGCGATTATTAAATTCGGAAACGGATCCCGGAACTTCTGTTTGTGATTATGACTGCCAATCTACTACAGGGGACTTTTTTGGTGATGGTAAACTGGATATCGAGCTAACGCTGAACCCTTCCTCTCTGCCCCCAGGCACCGCAAATTTTGCCACGTATTCCGCAGAGTTTTCAATAGCGGAACTCATGCAGGCTGATTTGGGTATGGGTACCACTGCCCCACTTACTGTCACGAACGGGGCCCATATGCACGATATTGATTTTTACACTAACTGGCAGTGGGCTTATGATCCGGTTTATTCACCCGACTACCATGGTATCACGCCGACAAGTTTCCTTGGCCTTGTTGACTTCAAACGTGATTTTGAAGTGGTAGCAGAGTTTCCACAGTTTGTTCAGGGCAATCTTACGTCTTCAAAAGCTGGGGTTATCATAGATAATATTACCCTTACGGAAGTTTGCGACCTGCAGGCAGATTTCTCTACAACATTTAGTTGTGCAGAAGATGGCCAGAGTGGCACTCTTACCGTTTCGCTTAACTCGACATATAACGGAGCCTATAGCAATAATCACGGTCTTACTTCATCATTTTACATATTGGTTGGCGCTAATAATGCACAGGATATAAATGATCCTAATAACTCTGCTAATATTATTCAGCTTTACGGGCCCTCTACATCCTTTACCATCCCCTACCAACCGGGGCAGGGCATAGCCATAAAGCATGGCATGTGGGTGAATACGAGTAATAGCTGCGGATGGACGGAAGATCTGAAGCTCATAAATGTTCCTTCTGATTTTAACCAGTCTACTCCTTCGGCTTCATTCTCATATAATCAAAATCCGACCCCGGGAGGCCTGGCTATATCTGCCACCGCCATATACCCTGCCTCAAAGCACTGGTGGACATTCCGGGATATTACGGTATCACCTTATCAAACCTTAGTGGCTGAGACTCCCCCTGTAGCCGGTGCTTCTTTTAGCTATGGTACTTTGTCCGAAAGACACACGTATCAGCTTACTCACAGCAATGCGATGCATTGTGGAAACCAGGTGAATATGTATCGCTTTACCTTCGAGGTCAAGGTAGGCTCCTCTGGCCAACAGATTATAGAGGTTATTAAAGAAGAGAATATAACCGAACCTGCCTTAGAAGAGAAAAACGGCAGGTCTGCCCTTACGGATGATAAGGTGGAAAGTATTTCGGACGCATCGGCATTCTATCCTAACCCGGTACGGGATTTCCTCAACATTGAAACAGGAAACATGAGGGGTAAGGCGACCTTTAAGGTATACAGTACGAGCGGTAACATATTAATGGATGAAGAACTATCATTAGATGCAGCCAAAAGTCAGGTTGATATGACCTCGCTGCCGTCGGGTACCTATTATTTGATAGTAACCGATAATACGGGAGTAAAGCAGAAGCACCTTTTTATTAAGCAATAA
- a CDS encoding saccharopine dehydrogenase family protein, translated as MNRVLIIGAGGVGHVVTHKVAAVPEVFSEIMLASRTVSKCEAIAKEVRGRFPEAKLQTAQVDADNVPELVKLIKEFKPAMVINVALPYQDLTIMDACLETKVHYLDTANYEPRDVAKFEYHWQWAYRERFEEAGIMALLGCGFDPGVTGIFTAYAQKHHFDEIHYLDIVDCNAGDHGQAFATNFNPEINIREITQNGRYWENGEWKETEPLEIHQPVDYPNIGPKESYLLYHEELESLTKNIPHLKRARFWMTFGQQYITHLRVLENVGMTGIHPIKFKGQDIIPLEFLKAVLPEPSSLGEGYEGQTSIGCQIRGLKDGEEKTYYVYNNCDHAETYREVGAQAISYTTGVPAMIGAKLMMEGKWMKPGVYNVEEFNPDPFMEELNKYGLPWHEKINEELAF; from the coding sequence ATGAACAGAGTACTAATAATAGGAGCCGGAGGAGTCGGCCATGTGGTAACGCACAAGGTGGCGGCTGTACCGGAAGTTTTTTCAGAGATCATGCTTGCCAGTCGTACGGTTAGTAAATGCGAGGCGATCGCTAAGGAGGTACGCGGCCGGTTTCCGGAGGCAAAGCTGCAAACGGCCCAGGTAGATGCGGATAATGTGCCTGAACTGGTGAAGCTTATCAAGGAGTTTAAGCCTGCGATGGTGATCAACGTGGCGCTGCCTTACCAGGACCTTACGATCATGGATGCCTGCCTGGAGACGAAGGTGCACTACCTGGATACGGCTAACTATGAGCCGCGCGATGTGGCTAAATTCGAATACCACTGGCAGTGGGCTTACCGCGAGCGTTTTGAGGAAGCGGGTATTATGGCGCTGCTGGGTTGTGGGTTTGACCCGGGTGTGACGGGCATCTTCACGGCTTACGCACAGAAGCATCACTTTGACGAAATCCATTACCTGGACATCGTGGACTGCAATGCAGGGGATCACGGACAGGCCTTTGCGACGAACTTTAACCCGGAGATCAACATCCGTGAGATTACGCAGAATGGCCGCTACTGGGAAAACGGCGAGTGGAAGGAAACGGAGCCGCTGGAAATTCACCAGCCGGTAGATTACCCTAACATCGGGCCTAAGGAATCGTACCTGCTCTACCACGAGGAGCTTGAGTCACTGACTAAAAATATCCCGCACCTGAAGCGTGCGCGCTTCTGGATGACGTTTGGGCAGCAGTACATCACTCACCTACGGGTGCTGGAAAATGTGGGCATGACGGGTATCCACCCTATCAAGTTCAAAGGACAGGACATTATTCCGCTGGAATTCCTGAAAGCGGTACTACCCGAGCCATCGAGTCTGGGCGAAGGATATGAAGGGCAAACGTCTATCGGGTGCCAGATCCGCGGACTGAAAGACGGAGAGGAGAAGACGTACTACGTGTACAACAACTGCGACCACGCGGAAACGTACCGCGAAGTGGGTGCACAGGCGATCTCTTACACAACGGGGGTACCGGCTATGATCGGCGCCAAGCTGATGATGGAAGGCAAATGGATGAAACCGGGCGTCTATAATGTGGAGGAGTTCAATCCGGATCCGTTCATGGAGGAACTGAACAAGTACGGCCTGCCCTGGCACGAAAAGATCAATGAGGAGCTGGCGTTTTAA
- the nspC gene encoding carboxynorspermidine decarboxylase, producing the protein MPINFDRVPTACFVLDEAKLRRNLETMRYVQEQSGARIILALKGFAMFSAFGLIKEYLHGTTASSLHEARLGYEEFGNEVHAYTPAYFDNEFDELLGYCNHITFNSPAQWERFRGKVQSSNKKVSCGIRINPEYSEVETDLYNPCAIGTRLGVTADQLGSTLPEGIEGLHFHTLCENDSYALERTLRVIEDRFGPLLHQAKWLNLGGGHLMTRKGYDLEHLIELIRHLRETYEVEVTMEPGSAVAWETGYLTSTVEDIIDNHGIGAVVLDVSVSAHMPDCIEMPYKPRVLGARDAEPGEPGYRLGGLTCLAGDYVGDYAFDAPLQIGDRVVFDDMMHYTMVKTTFFNGVRHPSIGIWHEDDTFELVRKFGYEDYRNKLS; encoded by the coding sequence ATGCCCATTAACTTTGATCGTGTTCCTACGGCGTGTTTTGTGCTGGATGAAGCCAAACTACGTCGCAACCTGGAAACCATGCGGTATGTGCAGGAGCAATCAGGCGCCCGGATTATCCTGGCGCTGAAGGGCTTCGCGATGTTCAGTGCTTTCGGCCTCATTAAGGAATACCTGCATGGTACCACGGCCTCGTCGCTACACGAGGCGCGGCTGGGCTATGAGGAGTTCGGCAATGAGGTACACGCCTACACGCCGGCTTACTTTGACAATGAGTTTGACGAACTGCTGGGCTACTGCAATCATATTACCTTCAACTCGCCGGCGCAGTGGGAGCGATTCCGGGGTAAGGTGCAGAGCAGTAATAAAAAAGTGTCCTGCGGTATCCGGATCAACCCGGAGTACTCGGAAGTGGAGACTGATCTGTACAATCCCTGCGCGATTGGTACGCGCCTGGGGGTGACGGCGGATCAGCTAGGCAGCACCTTGCCGGAAGGTATAGAGGGGCTGCACTTTCATACGCTGTGCGAAAACGACTCGTATGCGCTGGAGCGCACGCTGCGGGTGATAGAGGACCGCTTTGGTCCGCTGTTGCACCAGGCGAAGTGGCTTAACCTGGGCGGGGGCCACCTGATGACGCGCAAGGGCTATGACCTGGAGCATCTCATCGAACTTATACGCCACCTGCGGGAGACGTATGAGGTGGAGGTAACGATGGAGCCGGGCTCAGCGGTGGCCTGGGAAACGGGCTACCTGACGAGTACGGTAGAGGACATCATCGATAACCATGGCATTGGCGCGGTGGTGCTGGATGTGAGCGTCTCTGCTCATATGCCGGACTGCATCGAGATGCCGTACAAGCCGCGGGTGCTGGGCGCACGCGATGCGGAGCCGGGTGAACCGGGCTATCGCCTGGGGGGACTTACCTGCCTGGCGGGTGACTATGTAGGGGACTACGCATTTGACGCACCCCTGCAAATTGGTGACCGGGTGGTGTTTGACGACATGATGCACTACACGATGGTAAAGACGACGTTCTTTAACGGGGTGCGCCACCCGTCTATCGGCATCTGGCACGAGGACGATACCTTTGAGCTGGTCCGGAAGTTTGGCTATGAGGACTACCGGAATAAGCTTTCATAA
- a CDS encoding PQQ-dependent sugar dehydrogenase, protein MKLLPITHYTNVRLSAIALMALLVCLTPACAQEEQSLQTDEGSYQVDEVTDGLVHPWGMAFLPDGRLLVTERPGRLRIMDTDHTLSEPLQGVPEVFAEGQGGMLDVVLDPGFENNRLVYLSFAEPGEGGKASSALGRGRLENDRIEDFTVIFRQEPKYEGPNHFGGRIVFSPEGHIFFTMGERFQFDPAQDLSNHLGTIVRINPDGSVPEDNPFLDQEYALDEIWSYGHRNIESAAIDPNTGNLWIAEMGPKGGDELNQPKADRNYGWPVVSWGNNYDGTQIPDPPTHPSFADAVIHWTPVISPSGMVFYTGSMFPGWQGSALIGGLSSQALIRVAINGQDAQEVERLDMGVRIRDVEQAPDGAIYLLTDQDNGKILRISPGE, encoded by the coding sequence ATGAAACTTCTCCCGATCACACACTACACCAATGTCCGGCTTAGTGCCATTGCACTGATGGCCCTGCTGGTATGCTTGACGCCTGCCTGTGCGCAGGAAGAGCAAAGCCTGCAGACAGATGAAGGAAGCTACCAGGTAGATGAGGTCACAGACGGTCTCGTACACCCCTGGGGCATGGCTTTTTTGCCGGATGGCCGCCTGCTCGTGACCGAACGGCCCGGCAGGCTCAGGATCATGGATACAGACCATACGCTCAGCGAGCCACTGCAAGGAGTCCCCGAGGTATTTGCCGAAGGGCAGGGGGGCATGCTGGATGTAGTCCTGGATCCCGGCTTTGAGAATAACCGCCTCGTCTACCTTTCTTTTGCAGAACCCGGAGAAGGAGGCAAGGCCTCTTCTGCCCTCGGACGGGGCAGGCTGGAAAACGACCGCATTGAAGACTTTACCGTCATATTCCGGCAGGAGCCTAAGTATGAAGGGCCCAATCACTTCGGCGGCCGTATCGTATTTAGCCCCGAAGGGCATATTTTCTTTACTATGGGCGAGCGGTTCCAGTTCGATCCCGCACAGGATCTGTCCAACCACCTCGGCACCATCGTGCGTATTAACCCTGATGGATCCGTACCGGAAGACAATCCCTTCCTAGACCAGGAATATGCCCTCGATGAGATATGGTCCTACGGACACCGGAATATAGAGAGTGCCGCCATTGACCCCAATACAGGCAACCTGTGGATAGCCGAAATGGGCCCCAAAGGCGGGGACGAACTTAACCAGCCCAAAGCCGATAGAAACTACGGCTGGCCGGTAGTGAGCTGGGGGAATAACTATGATGGCACCCAGATACCAGACCCACCCACACACCCTTCTTTCGCCGATGCCGTCATACACTGGACACCCGTTATCTCTCCCTCAGGCATGGTCTTTTACACCGGCTCCATGTTTCCCGGGTGGCAGGGCAGCGCCCTTATCGGCGGGCTCAGCAGCCAGGCCCTCATTCGCGTCGCTATCAATGGACAGGACGCACAGGAGGTAGAAAGACTCGATATGGGAGTCCGCATCCGTGACGTAGAGCAGGCCCCCGATGGCGCTATCTATCTGCTCACCGACCAGGATAACGGTAAAATCCTGCGGATCTCTCCGGGAGAGTAA
- a CDS encoding M57 family metalloprotease, with translation MKIKSLCYIRGAIIFLALVTVFPCLTGCESPEEVRVPEVELTQTAALDHILSLDFSPDRIEEFPDFYLVEGDILFYKDDYAKDGPSTEQASTNALISRGNQNNVTVRIDGSMPSGGADNWRPEIQQAINDWNSVGCSRIRLVLTTSSTADITIRSDFGALGNNVIASASFPSNGNPGSFIQVNFDFLNNTNVSSGQKRYNMVHEFGHCLGFRHTNWAGRNEGVGTVGANYIPQTPVNDSNSIMNGGTALNSWVGFSSFDVKALQNIYPALNTTCPAPFYRYFGNGNHFYTTDWSVFGSGRSGYNLESIQCRVFGAQASGTVPLYRYYNASANNHFFTTNFNELGSGRAGYNYEGVQAYVYPNAGTGRVPLYRYFLTGSVDHFYTTNFNELGNGGSGVIYEGIACYVLP, from the coding sequence ATGAAAATCAAATCACTATGCTACATTAGAGGCGCTATTATATTTTTAGCCCTCGTTACTGTTTTTCCCTGCCTCACAGGCTGCGAATCACCCGAAGAGGTCAGGGTGCCAGAGGTTGAATTGACACAGACTGCGGCATTGGACCATATCCTTTCTTTGGACTTTAGCCCGGACAGAATCGAAGAGTTTCCTGACTTTTACCTCGTCGAAGGTGATATCCTCTTTTACAAAGACGATTATGCGAAAGACGGACCCTCTACCGAGCAAGCAAGTACCAATGCACTTATTTCCAGGGGAAACCAGAACAATGTTACCGTACGGATAGACGGCTCTATGCCTTCAGGCGGTGCAGATAACTGGCGGCCTGAAATTCAACAGGCTATTAATGACTGGAACAGCGTAGGCTGCAGTAGGATAAGGCTCGTTCTCACCACTTCATCTACTGCAGATATCACTATTCGCAGTGACTTTGGTGCGTTAGGAAACAACGTGATAGCATCAGCCTCTTTTCCTTCCAATGGAAATCCAGGATCCTTTATTCAGGTTAATTTCGACTTTTTAAATAATACCAATGTTTCCTCCGGGCAAAAAAGGTATAACATGGTGCATGAATTCGGGCACTGCCTTGGGTTTCGTCATACTAACTGGGCTGGCAGAAATGAAGGAGTGGGTACAGTAGGAGCCAACTATATACCTCAAACCCCCGTAAATGACAGTAATTCCATAATGAATGGCGGCACGGCGCTCAACTCATGGGTGGGCTTTTCGTCATTTGATGTGAAGGCCCTGCAGAATATCTATCCTGCCTTAAATACCACCTGTCCCGCACCCTTTTATCGATATTTTGGAAATGGCAACCATTTCTATACCACCGATTGGTCAGTTTTTGGAAGCGGCAGGTCTGGCTATAATTTAGAGAGCATTCAGTGCAGAGTGTTTGGGGCACAGGCATCAGGTACCGTACCTTTGTACAGGTACTATAATGCCTCGGCTAATAACCACTTTTTCACCACCAACTTTAATGAGTTAGGAAGCGGGCGCGCAGGATATAATTATGAAGGTGTACAAGCCTATGTATATCCAAATGCCGGAACAGGTAGGGTACCCCTGTACAGGTATTTTCTCACCGGCTCAGTGGATCATTTTTATACCACCAATTTCAATGAATTGGGAAATGGCGGTAGCGGAGTGATTTATGAAGGGATTGCCTGCTACGTACTTCCTTAA